Proteins from a single region of Lysinibacillus sp. JNUCC-52:
- a CDS encoding Ger(x)C family spore germination protein, which yields MAHIKYFAMMIVVISFLSGCGFKDIDNRVFVTGIGIDPAENDEGEYRVTLKLAIPVSIKSKSNTSSSYQFLVHEGDNIGEIIQILETHTDKVLEFGHAKVILINEILLEENLKNFMDYLFRRGDIQSIAYIGAARESAEEVLRTLPKGESVVASPLTKFFGETGNDSPYVVSVYLYEIRRDFHSKGIDPILPIVEMNKPGTQLIVNKLLVVGDNGKPLELSSKYTQAFNALKNSIPGYSFRLDSDGFKLLINMMTTKMTYDIIQENGQPQSIKVNVEMSGTISQSNKTLLMDKLEDYNKLAAREIKQELEKFFITLQEEELDPFGFGLRYRTMQLHQKGTINKWKNAYPTLPFDVTVDVNLKTTGTID from the coding sequence ATGGCACATATAAAATATTTTGCTATGATGATTGTCGTTATAAGCTTCCTTTCAGGCTGTGGCTTTAAAGATATTGATAACCGAGTATTTGTTACTGGGATTGGAATTGACCCTGCCGAAAATGATGAAGGGGAATATAGAGTTACGCTGAAATTAGCGATACCTGTATCCATTAAATCAAAGAGTAATACTAGTTCAAGTTATCAATTTTTAGTGCATGAGGGAGATAATATCGGAGAGATTATCCAAATATTAGAGACTCATACAGATAAGGTTTTAGAGTTTGGACATGCAAAGGTTATTTTAATTAACGAAATCCTGTTAGAAGAGAATTTGAAAAATTTTATGGATTATTTATTTAGAAGAGGGGATATCCAATCTATTGCCTATATAGGGGCTGCTAGAGAGTCTGCTGAAGAGGTTTTAAGAACCTTACCAAAAGGGGAATCAGTAGTAGCGTCTCCGTTAACTAAGTTTTTTGGTGAAACGGGCAATGATAGTCCATATGTCGTTTCTGTCTATTTATATGAGATACGAAGAGATTTTCACAGTAAAGGGATAGATCCAATACTACCTATCGTTGAAATGAACAAACCTGGTACACAATTAATTGTAAATAAATTATTAGTTGTCGGGGATAATGGAAAACCACTTGAACTTTCATCTAAATATACGCAAGCTTTTAATGCTCTTAAAAACAGCATTCCTGGATATAGTTTTAGACTCGACAGCGACGGTTTTAAACTATTAATAAATATGATGACTACTAAAATGACATACGATATTATTCAAGAAAATGGGCAACCGCAATCTATAAAAGTTAATGTCGAGATGTCTGGAACAATAAGCCAGTCAAACAAGACATTACTAATGGATAAATTGGAAGACTATAATAAATTAGCTGCGAGAGAAATAAAACAGGAATTAGAAAAATTTTTCATTACCCTTCAAGAGGAAGAACTTGATCCTTTTGGATTTGGATTGAGATACCGAACTATGCAATTACATCAAAAGGGCACCATTAATAAGTGGAAAAATGCTTATCCTACATTACCATTTGATGTCACAGTTGACGTCAATTTAAAAACTACAGGAACAATTGATTAA
- a CDS encoding stalk domain-containing protein: protein MPKNLSKTNPQSSIKGMGKKFISSSLALAIGFGLLGSAENVYAGTASSPDVYVNGKQITFTSDSAPELLNGTTMVPISQIIPSMGATVVYNGATKESTITDNDGTVIKVTVGSKTAYKNGVPFTLPQAPYIKGGRTMVPTRTFSQGFNNTEVNWDGSPNFVVGIVHDTFKFPIIMYHSISSTAPTGTGSGAEMPTSQFAEQIAALKNAGFDGISFDEYLTYKTTGNLPSGVDKPIIITFDDGYENNYTEAFPILQQYGMKATMFVVTSQMGQTPGSLKHFDWNQAQIMKNSGLIDIQSHTHDLHKKHDGVTGPASQSLLSAPYYNETQSQYEARIKADLQASYNAIKNNIGIGNTQTLAYPYGQTNATVEKVALEVGFDLAPTVKFGVAFKDSPRHQLDRITANEGQSGSSLLAEIDQYSY, encoded by the coding sequence ATGCCGAAAAATCTTTCTAAAACTAATCCCCAATCTAGTATTAAAGGAATGGGTAAAAAATTTATATCCTCTTCTCTTGCTCTAGCAATTGGGTTTGGTCTTTTAGGTTCTGCAGAGAATGTTTATGCAGGAACTGCTTCTTCCCCAGATGTTTATGTAAATGGTAAACAAATTACGTTTACATCCGATTCTGCTCCAGAACTTTTGAACGGCACAACAATGGTACCGATTTCACAAATTATCCCTTCGATGGGTGCTACAGTTGTTTATAATGGGGCAACTAAGGAAAGCACAATTACAGATAATGATGGTACGGTAATTAAGGTAACTGTAGGAAGTAAAACAGCTTATAAAAATGGGGTGCCATTTACACTGCCTCAAGCTCCTTATATAAAAGGTGGCAGAACAATGGTTCCAACTAGAACATTCTCTCAAGGCTTTAATAATACAGAAGTGAATTGGGATGGGTCGCCTAACTTTGTTGTAGGTATTGTGCATGATACGTTTAAATTTCCGATTATTATGTATCACAGCATAAGTTCAACTGCACCAACTGGGACTGGGTCAGGAGCAGAAATGCCGACTTCTCAATTTGCAGAGCAAATTGCTGCACTTAAAAATGCTGGATTTGATGGTATCTCATTTGACGAGTACCTAACATATAAAACGACTGGCAACTTACCTTCAGGCGTTGATAAGCCGATTATTATTACATTTGATGATGGCTATGAAAATAACTACACAGAAGCGTTCCCAATACTACAACAGTATGGTATGAAAGCAACAATGTTTGTCGTTACAAGTCAAATGGGACAAACTCCTGGTTCTTTAAAGCATTTTGATTGGAACCAAGCTCAAATAATGAAAAATTCAGGTTTAATCGATATTCAAAGCCACACACATGATCTTCACAAAAAGCATGATGGAGTAACTGGTCCTGCCAGTCAAAGCTTACTTTCAGCACCATACTACAATGAAACTCAATCACAATATGAAGCTCGTATTAAAGCCGATTTACAGGCTTCCTATAATGCTATTAAGAACAACATAGGAATCGGCAATACACAAACCCTTGCTTATCCATATGGCCAAACGAATGCAACTGTTGAAAAAGTAGCATTAGAAGTAGGATTTGATTTAGCTCCTACAGTTAAATTTGGTGTTGCCTTTAAGGATTCTCCTAGACACCAACTAGACCGTATTACAGCTAATGAAGGCCAATCAGGCTCATCTTTATTAGCTGAAATTGATCAATATTCATATTAA
- a CDS encoding glycosyltransferase, with product MKSEKANFLEDIRISVVIPAHNEEKYIGKCLESVIEASKLLKDQVEIIVVLNRCTDRTEEIAKTYHCITLKNNDKNLSKIRNAGIKIARGEIIVTIDADTQMNAHVLSKAVDNLMTGKYIGGGVTGKFERMSLGIFVSTLLLIGPLLFKYGAISVGIFWCYKKDYESISGFNENMLMAEDADFAKRLKVWGKKNGKKYGTIQNGMITSSRKFDKHGDWILLKRPKIILAYLKGTDYKYADEAYYENHDR from the coding sequence GTGAAGAGTGAAAAGGCTAATTTTTTAGAAGATATAAGGATTTCAGTTGTTATACCCGCTCATAATGAAGAAAAGTACATTGGAAAATGCTTAGAATCTGTAATAGAAGCTTCCAAATTATTAAAAGATCAGGTTGAAATCATTGTTGTGTTAAATCGATGTACAGACCGAACAGAAGAAATTGCTAAAACATATCACTGTATAACATTAAAAAATAATGATAAGAACCTTTCGAAAATTAGAAACGCTGGAATTAAAATCGCTAGAGGTGAAATTATCGTTACAATTGATGCGGATACGCAAATGAATGCACATGTATTGTCTAAAGCCGTGGACAACTTAATGACTGGAAAGTACATTGGTGGTGGCGTTACAGGGAAATTTGAAAGAATGTCTTTAGGAATTTTTGTTTCAACTTTGTTATTAATTGGGCCACTACTCTTTAAATATGGAGCAATTTCAGTCGGTATCTTTTGGTGTTATAAAAAAGATTATGAATCCATTAGTGGATTTAATGAAAATATGCTTATGGCGGAAGATGCAGATTTTGCAAAACGATTAAAAGTATGGGGAAAAAAGAATGGGAAAAAATACGGGACGATTCAAAATGGGATGATAACTTCAAGTAGAAAGTTTGATAAACATGGCGACTGGATTTTACTAAAACGGCCGAAAATCATTTTAGCTTATCTAAAAGGAACAGACTATAAATATGCGGATGAAGCCTATTATGAAAATCATGATAGATAA
- a CDS encoding GerAB/ArcD/ProY family transporter, producing MSRYLYYFILVTMVTNLIASVPRILMRESTNGVILSMIIAVIFGVILTIIVINLFSYFPNMTLPEIMKKSMPKWFYYPVLLYFGCSWFVAGLITLTTYVFMFNTFLSYETSITITTLAFLLVISFGLFIKEKSVLYMTELILIIFLPVIIFLIIKIYTEPKLEWDFVKIAFTYINDYPSYNSFSASMYIFIGAVNIIIFNKYIQIKKKAGIKQFATLAIVGAFTLFTTYFIPIGFNGFEQIENLTFPWITTSDSVRMKYSLIERVTFLFVIVFIAVAFISLLIHWYVSLKLFESIFHFKKFKWKETNLTPFLVVLLFGIIAIATTRVINEFELVKLSVLFYDLLPLFYGVLIVSLLTAKRRLKL from the coding sequence ATGAGCAGGTACCTATATTACTTTATACTTGTCACAATGGTTACAAATCTTATAGCATCTGTGCCAAGAATATTAATGAGAGAAAGTACAAATGGTGTTATATTATCCATGATAATTGCAGTCATTTTTGGCGTTATTCTGACGATCATTGTTATTAATTTGTTTAGTTACTTCCCAAATATGACCTTACCAGAAATAATGAAAAAGAGTATGCCTAAATGGTTTTATTATCCTGTCTTATTATACTTTGGCTGTTCATGGTTTGTAGCGGGGCTCATTACGCTTACAACGTATGTTTTTATGTTTAATACATTTTTGTCCTATGAAACATCTATTACTATTACAACGCTGGCATTTTTATTAGTTATTTCTTTTGGATTGTTTATAAAAGAAAAAAGTGTACTTTATATGACAGAGCTAATACTGATTATTTTTTTACCTGTCATTATCTTTTTAATTATAAAAATATATACTGAGCCAAAATTAGAATGGGACTTTGTCAAAATTGCATTTACGTACATCAATGATTATCCTAGCTATAATTCCTTTTCAGCATCTATGTATATTTTTATTGGCGCAGTGAACATCATTATTTTTAATAAATACATTCAAATAAAGAAAAAAGCAGGCATAAAGCAATTTGCCACATTAGCTATTGTAGGTGCCTTTACTTTATTTACAACCTATTTCATACCGATTGGATTTAATGGCTTTGAGCAAATTGAAAATCTTACGTTTCCATGGATTACTACAAGTGATTCAGTACGTATGAAATACTCACTTATTGAACGCGTCACATTTCTTTTTGTCATCGTATTTATTGCGGTTGCCTTTATTAGCTTACTGATACATTGGTATGTGTCGTTAAAATTATTTGAAAGCATTTTTCATTTTAAAAAATTCAAATGGAAAGAGACAAATCTGACACCATTTTTAGTTGTTCTTCTATTTGGGATTATTGCAATCGCTACGACACGGGTAATTAATGAATTTGAGTTAGTGAAATTATCAGTGCTTTTTTATGACTTATTACCGTTATTTTACGGTGTTTTAATCGTCAGTTTACTAACTGCTAAACGGAGGCTCAAATTATAA
- a CDS encoding cation:proton antiporter has translation MEILISILFLLVLLLVTNVLAHYVPFIPIALIQIAVGIVVAILAKDFSIEIESEWFLLLFIAPLLYYDGAHFPREQLWKMRLPILGNAIVLVLLTTIVGGIFVHWMIPSIPLAAAFALMAILSPTDPVAVNGIAKRVHIPEHIMNLVRGESLINDASGLIAFKYAVAAIVTGYFSIKSATIDFMYMFFLGALIGIIGALFLFWIRLQLRRIGIIDVTFYVLLQVLAPFILFFLSEEVFHASGVISVVAGGIIATIIKEKAESVIAQEHVVTQHVWSILTFSLNGIIFILLGLMLPTATKFILVSEEINNSVLIFYVVVIGVMVLGIRFIWTMFFDLLDKKLFKSEDTLTFKDHIVTTLVGVRGTITMVGIISLPFLTEKGENFPERQLLLFLAAGVILFTLIIATIFLPLLNKQEAIQQSNLMKEKRKMIEHAIQSIQLETDEENAPVALSLINQYNAMLLNIELEQSETILQTYKQKILEARQVGMELEIFYTRQYMTEHGFNQTIQQEINYILKERKDMLNNRSFTLLKRRLRNFIHERKLSKLPIDIVEQINKVKKDLTDYVSSSIVSHVQETNEHSIDIAQKVAMYYRHMQYATYKMDASKKEETKEYLALIAIEAQRSLINEWYQAGNINNEVAKELRRFVINLESVILLEEEE, from the coding sequence ATGGAAATTCTCATATCAATATTATTTCTCCTCGTATTATTATTAGTTACAAATGTGCTAGCACATTATGTTCCATTCATACCAATTGCGCTTATTCAAATAGCAGTTGGTATTGTCGTTGCTATACTAGCAAAAGATTTCTCCATCGAGATTGAATCAGAATGGTTTTTATTATTGTTTATTGCGCCGTTACTTTATTATGATGGAGCGCATTTTCCACGAGAACAATTATGGAAGATGCGGTTACCTATTTTAGGTAATGCGATTGTTTTAGTATTGTTAACAACGATTGTTGGCGGTATATTTGTACATTGGATGATTCCTTCAATTCCATTGGCAGCTGCCTTTGCATTAATGGCTATTTTATCGCCAACTGACCCAGTCGCAGTAAACGGCATCGCCAAACGCGTTCATATTCCAGAACATATCATGAATTTAGTTCGAGGCGAATCATTAATCAATGATGCATCTGGATTGATTGCGTTTAAATATGCCGTTGCAGCGATTGTAACAGGTTATTTTTCAATAAAATCAGCAACGATTGACTTTATGTACATGTTCTTTTTAGGCGCACTTATAGGGATAATCGGTGCATTATTTCTGTTTTGGATTCGCCTTCAATTACGCCGCATAGGAATTATAGATGTAACATTTTACGTATTGCTACAAGTACTAGCACCTTTTATTTTATTTTTCCTATCAGAAGAAGTTTTTCACGCATCTGGTGTAATATCTGTCGTAGCAGGAGGCATTATTGCAACCATTATTAAAGAAAAAGCTGAAAGTGTTATTGCACAAGAACATGTAGTAACACAACATGTATGGTCTATCCTAACATTCTCATTAAATGGCATTATATTTATTTTACTTGGATTAATGCTACCTACTGCAACAAAATTTATTCTCGTAAGTGAAGAAATAAACAATAGTGTTCTTATTTTTTATGTAGTGGTTATTGGTGTGATGGTATTAGGTATCCGCTTTATTTGGACGATGTTTTTCGACCTTTTGGATAAAAAGCTATTTAAGAGTGAAGATACTTTAACATTTAAAGATCATATTGTAACAACACTTGTAGGAGTTCGTGGAACGATTACGATGGTAGGGATTATATCGTTACCGTTCCTAACCGAAAAAGGAGAAAATTTTCCTGAGCGGCAATTACTCCTCTTTTTAGCAGCTGGGGTAATATTATTCACTCTAATCATTGCAACGATCTTTTTACCTTTATTAAACAAACAGGAAGCAATACAACAGTCTAATTTGATGAAGGAAAAACGAAAAATGATCGAACATGCTATTCAAAGTATTCAACTTGAAACGGATGAAGAAAACGCTCCTGTAGCACTAAGTTTAATAAATCAATATAACGCAATGTTATTAAATATAGAACTAGAACAGTCAGAGACAATACTTCAAACTTACAAGCAAAAAATACTGGAAGCTAGGCAAGTTGGGATGGAATTAGAAATATTTTATACCCGTCAATATATGACTGAGCACGGATTTAATCAAACAATTCAACAGGAAATTAACTATATTCTGAAAGAAAGAAAAGATATGTTAAATAACCGCTCATTTACTTTATTAAAACGTCGTCTACGTAATTTTATACATGAACGAAAATTAAGCAAACTTCCTATCGATATTGTAGAGCAAATAAATAAGGTTAAGAAAGATTTAACAGACTATGTATCCTCTTCCATCGTGAGCCACGTGCAAGAAACGAACGAACATTCCATAGATATTGCGCAAAAAGTAGCGATGTACTATCGTCACATGCAATATGCTACTTATAAAATGGATGCCTCAAAAAAAGAAGAAACAAAAGAATATTTAGCTTTAATAGCAATTGAAGCGCAAAGAAGCCTAATAAACGAATGGTATCAAGCAGGGAATATAAACAATGAAGTCGCAAAAGAACTAAGAAGATTTGTCATTAATTTAGAAAGTGTGATTTTGCTCGAAGAAGAAGAGTGA
- a CDS encoding spore germination protein — protein MANSKFPPLMIELSEKFSPSDDISLKTLQIEDNTVFIFYLKSAIDGAKLHDMLIKPFFDMKSNQSFTFYIESLPNLTNMQFGEELLIEITKGYLLLAINDAFYLIDIKLVNTMALQQTIIEPTVYGPQTALSEDIETNLNIIRQRYHEPTLKYDTHALKGKSHKTLIIMYDEKTVKQSVLQNIQEQIENLDIPLIQSTGELQLHLNGSKFSLFPITILTERPDRISYNLAAGKVVIMLNGSPQALIAPVVFFDFMTSMEDNYHTYWITSFTLILRYIGLFVCFVLPAMYVAITSYTPDIPRTELALTVAGSRVGVPYPSFIEVIFMLIFMEFLTEASIRLPKAISATATTVGGLILGTAVTEATLASNIMIIIVSAVAITSFVIPISEMSFSIRICRYLLVIYTTLFGMMGLILGSLWLLMFLVNKRSFGEPYLKVYWRSDRKELEVRSKG, from the coding sequence ATGGCTAATTCGAAATTTCCTCCGTTAATGATTGAGCTATCTGAAAAGTTTTCTCCTTCTGATGATATAAGCTTAAAAACTTTACAAATAGAAGACAATACGGTATTTATCTTTTACTTAAAATCAGCAATAGATGGTGCTAAATTGCATGATATGCTGATAAAACCTTTTTTCGATATGAAATCAAATCAAAGTTTTACATTCTATATTGAATCGTTACCAAACTTAACAAATATGCAATTTGGGGAAGAGCTTCTAATCGAAATAACAAAGGGGTATCTCCTATTAGCAATCAATGATGCGTTTTATTTAATTGATATTAAATTAGTAAATACAATGGCTTTACAGCAAACAATCATTGAGCCAACTGTATACGGTCCCCAAACCGCTTTAAGCGAGGATATTGAGACGAATTTAAACATCATTCGCCAACGTTATCATGAACCAACATTAAAGTATGACACGCATGCTTTAAAAGGAAAAAGTCATAAGACTTTAATCATTATGTATGATGAAAAAACAGTAAAGCAATCGGTTCTTCAAAACATTCAAGAACAAATAGAAAATCTAGATATCCCACTTATTCAATCGACGGGAGAATTACAGCTACACTTAAATGGCTCTAAATTTTCCCTTTTTCCTATTACTATTCTAACGGAGCGACCTGACCGTATTTCTTATAATCTTGCGGCAGGAAAAGTGGTAATTATGTTAAATGGGAGTCCTCAAGCTTTAATTGCTCCCGTTGTATTTTTTGACTTTATGACATCGATGGAAGATAACTATCATACTTATTGGATCACTTCATTTACATTGATTCTCCGATATATCGGTTTATTTGTCTGTTTTGTATTACCAGCTATGTATGTTGCGATAACCTCTTATACGCCTGATATTCCAAGAACGGAATTGGCCCTTACTGTTGCTGGTAGTCGAGTTGGCGTTCCATATCCGTCCTTTATCGAAGTAATATTTATGCTTATTTTTATGGAGTTTCTTACAGAGGCAAGTATACGATTACCAAAGGCTATTAGTGCAACGGCTACGACAGTTGGTGGCCTAATTTTAGGAACTGCGGTTACTGAAGCTACATTAGCATCCAATATTATGATTATTATTGTGTCAGCTGTTGCGATTACGAGCTTTGTCATCCCAATTAGTGAGATGAGTTTTTCTATTCGCATTTGTAGATATTTATTAGTGATCTATACGACGCTGTTCGGTATGATGGGGTTAATTTTAGGTTCTTTATGGCTGTTAATGTTCTTAGTCAATAAACGGAGTTTTGGTGAGCCCTATTTAAAAGTCTATTGGCGGTCAGATAGGAAGGAATTAGAGGTGCGATCAAAAGGATGA
- a CDS encoding MFS transporter, which yields MPQAKNGLFYGWYIVLTSFLIMFSAFSIVNSLHSLFLVPVTSELGMTRTTFSIVLSVGGLGVAIASPFMGKLLTKGNMKLIMSVCVIFAGCGFMLYSFAQSAIYFAIIAFIIGVCVAGFSNIPISIMLTNWFYEKKGLAMGLAFAGSGVGTAALSPILTTLISNYGWRTTYVIAGVLIIVISLPLILFFTKKNPAEKGTTALGAEHIEEEQANTTQSGLTLAEAKKSGMFWLFIFGVVCFALVAGGVQMHIPAYLIDIGHPALFAGTIFGLLSLSNTVGKLVLGAIFDKFRTTGGILFVGVCMTIAMVSLLLSGAKSFAFVFAIAYGFSIVIASIGPPFMTDDLFGKKDFGAIFGFVQIFFVATSSLGVIVSGLIYDLTQSYKVAWIIFLGLFILSVLCILLATSMTKKKRLNVEAIVMEESVEGI from the coding sequence ATGCCACAAGCAAAAAATGGGCTATTTTATGGATGGTATATTGTTTTAACAAGCTTCTTAATTATGTTTTCGGCATTTTCCATTGTAAATTCTCTTCACAGTTTATTTCTTGTGCCGGTAACAAGCGAATTGGGCATGACAAGAACGACTTTTTCCATTGTTCTTTCTGTAGGGGGGCTAGGTGTCGCCATCGCATCACCTTTTATGGGCAAACTACTTACTAAAGGCAACATGAAGTTAATTATGTCTGTATGCGTTATTTTTGCAGGCTGTGGCTTTATGTTATATTCCTTTGCACAATCGGCAATTTATTTTGCCATCATTGCTTTTATTATAGGGGTATGTGTTGCTGGATTTTCCAATATTCCGATATCCATTATGCTGACGAATTGGTTTTATGAAAAAAAGGGGCTAGCTATGGGGTTAGCATTTGCTGGTTCAGGCGTTGGAACGGCTGCTCTTAGCCCTATTTTAACAACGTTGATTTCTAATTATGGTTGGCGAACAACATATGTGATAGCAGGTGTACTAATTATCGTCATATCGCTACCATTAATTTTATTTTTCACAAAGAAAAACCCTGCAGAGAAAGGGACAACAGCTCTTGGGGCAGAACATATCGAAGAGGAGCAAGCAAATACTACCCAATCAGGTTTAACGTTGGCGGAGGCAAAGAAATCAGGCATGTTTTGGCTATTTATTTTCGGTGTCGTATGCTTTGCCCTTGTTGCAGGCGGAGTTCAAATGCATATACCAGCTTATTTAATAGATATTGGCCATCCTGCGCTATTCGCTGGAACAATTTTCGGTCTATTATCTTTATCAAACACGGTCGGTAAACTGGTTCTCGGAGCCATTTTCGATAAATTTAGAACAACTGGTGGAATACTATTCGTAGGTGTTTGTATGACAATAGCGATGGTGTCATTGCTATTGTCAGGAGCTAAGAGCTTTGCGTTCGTATTCGCTATCGCATACGGATTTAGTATAGTTATCGCATCGATCGGCCCTCCTTTTATGACAGATGATTTGTTTGGTAAAAAAGATTTTGGTGCCATCTTTGGCTTTGTACAAATATTCTTCGTTGCAACGAGTTCACTTGGCGTAATTGTATCTGGTCTTATCTACGATCTTACGCAAAGCTATAAAGTAGCATGGATTATTTTTTTAGGATTATTTATACTTAGTGTGCTATGTATTTTACTCGCAACTAGTATGACAAAGAAAAAGCGCTTAAATGTTGAAGCGATTGTCATGGAAGAAAGTGTTGAAGGTATTTAA
- a CDS encoding DUF4127 family protein, translating into MKNNKMKKVLASVLAAGLILSSLPFSKAEAAIPEVANPNKTVMLVPLDDRPMNTDTVKKAAAAAGLKLIMPPKSIIATSLQEDYTGTGSHGGDASAVIQWIKDNDHLADGFIFSADMIHSGGLVESRRLSPAYSTSQGTSNLNIIDEIDKAFPNKPIYVFDSVMRFASTLEYEGLTEKDYENFRTFGKIPRNLNSSSHANVKANYDVAYAKDNPAGGGKIQFANISEATKSKYYAARARKFDLNKVVVDKTATGKIDYAVFGVDDSNTLENTVQTNEINWLTWQQNNVLGVAKSRIVSDIDGISLNLLARMTKELYNQPSLKYYVEYFGTDGKTTVIKDEYAYENVHATLKKQIEINGGTYVTDKNSADVSILVLSPASIYRGALVSAYESNMVNSIPTVVLDFYSAHADSYIMSNILAGTNASRMLAYSAWNTLGNRMGIALGTAGSRMNFMKYETNPTKLRDASKAFASLSIDRIIEDYSYKSNRQENVKNEIINTYKGNEWNMKSGVPGQSSTMSASQIKAIDNFMLTQMQAAQNEVVKSFSGRRVIEKINGPRSLGLVFFSSAPTLTDSDVSLPWNRYFEAQIDTGASNLYD; encoded by the coding sequence TTGAAAAATAACAAAATGAAAAAGGTTTTGGCTTCCGTTCTAGCAGCTGGACTCATCTTATCTAGTCTCCCTTTCTCAAAAGCGGAAGCAGCTATTCCTGAAGTAGCTAATCCAAATAAAACCGTTATGCTAGTGCCATTGGATGACAGACCTATGAACACGGATACGGTTAAAAAGGCAGCAGCAGCGGCTGGTCTTAAATTAATCATGCCACCTAAAAGTATTATAGCTACTAGCTTACAAGAAGATTATACAGGGACTGGGTCACATGGCGGTGATGCCTCTGCAGTTATTCAATGGATTAAAGATAATGACCATTTAGCAGACGGATTTATCTTTTCTGCTGATATGATTCACTCTGGTGGTTTAGTGGAATCAAGAAGATTATCACCAGCGTACTCTACTTCCCAAGGGACTTCTAATCTAAATATTATTGATGAAATTGATAAAGCTTTCCCTAACAAACCGATTTATGTTTTTGATTCAGTAATGCGTTTTGCTTCTACCCTTGAGTATGAAGGTTTAACAGAGAAAGATTATGAAAACTTCCGTACATTTGGAAAAATACCTCGCAACCTTAATTCTTCAAGCCATGCGAATGTTAAAGCTAACTATGATGTTGCTTATGCTAAAGATAACCCAGCTGGAGGCGGAAAAATTCAATTTGCGAATATTTCTGAAGCAACCAAATCCAAATATTATGCAGCGAGAGCGAGAAAGTTTGATTTAAATAAGGTAGTTGTTGACAAAACAGCTACTGGTAAAATTGATTATGCCGTTTTCGGTGTAGATGATTCAAATACTTTAGAAAACACAGTACAAACAAATGAGATTAATTGGCTAACATGGCAACAAAATAACGTCTTAGGGGTTGCTAAATCAAGAATTGTATCTGATATTGACGGTATTTCATTAAACTTATTAGCTCGTATGACGAAAGAACTTTACAACCAGCCTTCTTTAAAATACTATGTTGAATATTTTGGAACTGACGGAAAAACAACTGTCATTAAAGATGAATACGCTTATGAGAATGTACACGCTACTTTAAAGAAACAAATTGAAATTAACGGTGGTACGTATGTAACTGATAAAAACTCAGCAGATGTAAGTATTCTAGTTCTAAGTCCTGCTTCAATTTATCGCGGTGCCTTAGTTTCGGCTTATGAAAGCAATATGGTAAACAGTATACCTACAGTTGTGTTGGATTTTTATAGCGCTCATGCTGATAGTTATATTATGAGCAACATATTGGCAGGAACTAATGCTTCTCGTATGCTTGCGTATTCTGCTTGGAATACATTAGGAAATCGTATGGGCATTGCTTTAGGAACAGCAGGTTCAAGAATGAATTTTATGAAGTATGAAACTAATCCAACTAAACTAAGAGATGCTTCAAAAGCGTTTGCTTCTTTGTCAATTGACCGTATAATAGAAGATTATAGTTACAAATCGAATCGACAAGAAAATGTTAAAAATGAAATTATAAATACGTATAAAGGTAACGAATGGAATATGAAAAGTGGTGTGCCTGGTCAGTCTAGTACGATGTCTGCTTCTCAAATAAAAGCTATAGATAATTTCATGCTTACTCAAATGCAAGCAGCCCAAAATGAGGTTGTCAAATCTTTTTCTGGCCGACGTGTTATTGAAAAAATTAATGGACCTCGAAGCTTAGGTTTAGTGTTCTTTAGTTCTGCGCCTACATTAACTGATTCAGATGTTAGTCTTCCTTGGAATCGTTACTTTGAAGCCCAAATAGACACTGGAGCATCTAATTTATACGATTAA